The segment CTACTTTGTTTATATATGTGTATAATTGAATATAGTTAATATATGTAGGAGATGAATATCATGGATAAAATTCAAAAGCTTAAAGAAATAGTAGATAGTAGTTCTAGGATTGTATTTTTCGGTGGTGCTGGAGTTTCAACAGAAAGTAATATACCTGATTTTAGATCAGAAAATGGTATTTATAAAACAAAGCATAATTTTACGGAATCACCTGAAGTTATGCTTAGTCATAGTTTTTTTATGAGGCACACAGAGGATTTCTTTGACTTTTATAAGGCAAAAATGGTGTATAAGGATGCAAAACCTAATGATGCTCATATAGCTTTAGCTAAACTTGAAGCTAAAGGAAAATTAACTGCAATTATTACACAAAATATTGATGGACTTCACCAATTAGCAGGATCTAAAAAGGTTTTAGAATTACATGGATCTATACTTAGAAATTATTGTATGAAATGTGGCAAGAATTTTAATTTAGATTATGTAATGAATAGCAATGAGTTAGTACCTTATTGTGATGAATGTGGAAAAATAGTAAAACCAGATGTTGTATTATATGAAGAAGAATTAAATATGGATGTAATGTATAGTGCTATAAAGCATATAAAAGAAGCAGATACCTTAATTGTTGGAGGAACTTCTTTAGTGGTATATCCAGCAGCCGGACTTATTCAATATTTTAATGGGGATAATTTAATTCTTATAAATAAAGCACAAACTCCATATGACGACAAAGCAGATTTGGTTATAAATGATAGTATAGGGAAAGTACTTAAAGAATTATTGATATAAATTATTTTAGTTTTGTGATAAATGTAACCATAAGAGGTTAAATTGTATATACATTTATATAATTTAACCTCTTACTTTTTAAGTACATCTATTGTATACTATGTAAGTAACTATTTTTTAGATACACAAAGGAGGAGAAGATATGCAGGAGCATAAAGAGAGAGAGGGATTTTCCTCAGGCCTAGCAGCTTTTTTTGCGACTTTAGGTTCTGCAGTAGGATTAGGAAATATATGGAAATTTCCTTACGTGGTAGGTTCTAATGGAGGAGCAGCATTCTTATTAGTATACTTTGGATTTATATTATTTATAGGGCTACCTATAATGATTAGTGAATTTTATATAGGAAGAAAGACTAGAAAAAATGTTGTGGGAGCAATAGATGAATTGGCTTCAAATAAGATATGGAAAGGTATTGGTGGATTTTCAATATTAGGAGCATATCTTATATTATTTTTCTATAGTACTGTAGGTGGTTGGGTATATTCTTATATATTTAAATCATTACGTGGAGTTTTTAATGGCTCTACAACAGAAAGTGTAAAGCAACAATTTTTGAATACTACTACAAGTCCTGTTAGTCCAATAGTATGGCAAATAGTTGTCATAGCAGTAGTTTCTACTATTCTTATTTTAGGAGTAAAGAATGGAATCGAGAAAATAACAAAGACACTTATGCCAGTTTTATTTGTACTTATTATAGCATGTGATATTAAGGCTTTAATGTTACCAGGAGTTGGTGAGAGTTTTAAATTCTTATTTAAAATTGATTTCTCAAGTTTAACGAGTCAAGGAATATTAATGGCTATGGGATTAGCATTTTTCAAGATGTCTGTAGGCATGGGTGCTATGACTACATATGGAAGTTATTTTACTAAAAAGGATAATATGATTGGTACTGCAGCTAAAGTTGCTATATCTGATACAATTGTATCTCTTTTAGTTGGAATTGCTGTATTTTCGGCAGTATTTACTTTTAATATGCAACCAGCAGGAGGTCCAGGACTTTTATTTATGACAGTTCCGTTAGTCTTTACAAAGATACCTTTTGGAACGGTTTTACTAGTACTATTCTTTATACTAGCTTCAATAGCTGCAACTACAGCTATGACATCTATGTGTGAAGTTGTTGTAGCGTACTTTGTAGAGCAAAAAGGAATGTCTAGAACTAAGTCTGTTTTACTTAATGCATGTATACTTTTAGGTCTTGGGATATTTGCAACTCTTTCAGCAGATGAAGGAGCGCCGCTTGGAGGAGTTACAATATGTGGCCTTAGAATATTTGATATATTTGATCATTTATCTTCTAATATAGTATTACCATTAGGTGGATTATTAATAGCTATATTTATAGGACATTTTATTTCAAAGGAAGATTTAGAACAAGAACTTTCAAACAATGGAGAACTTAAAATTGGAAAAATAATAAAGTTATATAGATTTATTTTAAGATATATTACACCGGTATTAGTTTTAGTAGTATTTTTAAGTTCTATTGGTATAATAAAATAAAAATTCCTTGCGTATGCAAGGAATTTTTTATTTTACAACAGGTTCTATTATATAAAGTTCATTTTTATTACAATTAATCATGGCTCTAGCGCCTATAGGAAGAGTAAGTTTAGGATAATCATGACCAGACATAAAGTTACAAAGAGTAGGTTTATTTAAGGATAAAATTCTATCATTAATAACTTCCTCTAAAGTAAAACTTCCTTCATAATTCGGTAGTGTACAATCAGTAAACTGGCCTAATATAATACCACTACATTTATCTAATTTACCAGCTAATGCAAGCTGAGTTAAATCTCTATCTATAGCATAGGGTGCTTCATGGACATCTTCAATAAATAATATATTGTCTTTGGTATCTATCTCATAAGGAGTACCCATAGTAGCACAAATTAATGAGAGATTACCACCTACAATCTTACCTTCTGCGATTCCACATACATTGCAACTAAGAGGAACGTTAGGTGGATTCATTAAATTATAAGGTCTAGTACCGTTCATAAGAGTTGAGAAAAAACTTTGGCAGGTATCAAAGTTTGCAAAATTAGATGTTGCCATAGGGCCATGAAAAGTAATAAGCCCACAATAAGAATTTATAGTATTTAAAAGAACAGTTATGTCACTAAATCCAATAAATAATTTAGGATTTTTTTTTATGATGTCATAGTCTAATAGGGGAAGAATTCTCATAGCACCATATCCACCCCTAATACATAAAATCATAGACACATCTTTATCTAAAAACATATCCATAAGATCTTTAGCTCTATCTGCATCTGTTCCAGCTAAGTAACCACATTTATCATATATATGATTTCCTTCTTTTATTCTAAACCCATTACTTTCAAAGAAGTTAATAGCTTCTTTTATTTTTTTTGGATCAGCAGGACCAGCTGGTGACACAAGACCAATAGTATCACCCAGTTTTAACCTATTAGCTATCATATAATCACACCTTATAAAATTAGTTGTTAACTTACTATAAGTTTATATAGATTAAAGATTAATTATTACTAAAACATATTTCTTTTATTTAAAAAATATACACTGCTTATGGCGCTAACTAAAATTAATGTGATAACAATACTAAAGCCAGGACCAGCTGCAGCTTCTGACCAAGGTAGTCCAGTAACATTCATACCAAATATTCCAGAGAATATATCTGGAATAGACATAACTATAGTTACTGATGCTAAAAGCTTCATTACTAAGTTTAGATTATTAGATATAACATTTGCTGATGCATCCATAGTAGCATTTAGGATATTTCCGTAAATACCTGTCATTTCTATAGCTTGTTTTATTTCAATTATTACATCTTCCAAAATATCTTTATCTTCTTCATATTTTTGCATTATAGATAGTTTTAACATTTTTTCTAAAGTGACCTCATTTGCTTTTAAAGAGGTAGAAAAATAAACTAAAGAGTTTTGGAGAGATAATAATTGCATAAGTACTTGATTGCTCATGGATTTATGTAATCTTTTTTGAATCATCAAACTTTTCTTTCCTATTTGACGTAAGTATAATAAGAAATATTTGGAAACCCTATAAAGTATTTGAAGTATAAATCTTGAACGTTTAAAAGTATAAAAAGAGCGAATGTTTCCTTCTATAAAGTCCGTTAGAACTTTACTATTTTTTAGGCAGATAGTTATAATAGCATTTTCAGTATGAATAATTCCAAGAGGATATGTATCATATGTTAAAGAGTTTTCTTCCATTTCAGTAAATGGAATATCAAAAATAAATAGTGAGTTGTTATCTTCTATATCGATACGAGAAGTCTCCTCTTCATCTAATGCTGCATTTAAAAATTCAGTTGGAACCCCTGTTTTTTTTGAAACTAGTAAAATTTCCTGCTCAGAAGGGGAAATCATATTAATCCAACATCCAGACTGTATAGAATCTAATTGTTGTAGTGGTTGATTTGGATTAGTAGGAGTTTTATATATACATATCATAAAGGTCAATCCTTTCTATAGTAATAAACATTTAAGTAATATTTATTATAGATATTTAATAATATTATAACTTAAGGGTAAAGACTTCTACAAATAAATTAAAGTATATTATAAATAAATTTAACTAAAAAATATTTAAATTCAATATTATTGATATTAAGTAAAATACAGTAAAAAAGAGAGCGTACACAAAACAGTTTCTTTTGATTTATGAAATCGTTATAAATCATAATAAATCAACTTAAATCAGTGAAAAAAGCTAATAATCAAGTTGTAATTATGCATATAAAACTATATAATCTCTATGTAAAATGAATGAAGTGTATGGAGGAGAGAAATGTATAAAGAAACAGTAGAGAGGAAAAAGGTTTCTAGTATAGTTGTTATAGTAATTTTATTAGCTGTTTCTATAGTATTATCGGACATAAGTAGAAGTATGGAAATGGGACATAATGAATTTGGAGAAGCATTAATTATTTTATTAATGGCCTTCATATTTGTACTTATATTAATACAAATATACAAATGTAGTATAAGATATAAATATTCAATAATTGCTGATGAACTAATAATTTATAAAATTAAAGGTTGTAGAGAAGAAGTAATGGAGAATATTAAAATAAAGAATATACAATCTATAGAAAAACGTAACAAATTTTATTTTATAATAAATGCACTTATGAATAAAAAGTATATTGGTTTGAATTTAGCAAATGATTTATATACTTGTAGATATAAAAGTGGGTATATGAATAAGAAATTTTTTTTTGAACCCAGCAGTAAGCTTGTAGATAAATTACACTTTTTAAGACAAAGTGAGTAAGTTAGAGTGCTAGATGCATAAGCATCTAGCACTCTTTTAACATCCTAAAGTTTCTTCTTTTATCTCACGAAGTAAGTCTTCATTATCTATTAAATCAAATCCTGTAAGTGCAAGAGCCTTACTTACATCTAATACCTTATGTCTAGCAAATTCAGATAAAGTTTCCTTTGCAAAATCTTCTGATGCAAATCGTATAGAGTCATTTTCAGATATTTTAACTAAGTATTTAAGGGTTGGAACCAAAGAACATACATTGCCAAGGCTTAAACCATATGGTAAATTTATATCTTCATGTATATCTATAATTCCTGCCTCTTTTAAGTTATGAGAAAAAATTCTTGTTAGATTTTTATTACATTTAAAATCTTCACACGGAACTTCTGGAAGAGTAACTGTAGCTTTTATGTCCATTAAATCATTTAAATGACATGCAATAGTGTTTATCTTGTCTTTAATTTCTTCTGCTATACACATGTTAGGTGCTTTAATATAAAATTTTGTTGTAATTGTGTTTGGTTCTATAACACGAGCTAAACTACCATTTATAGATATTTTATCAATACTACAGTTTTTAGAATAGCCTTTTACAATGGTATTTATAGAATTAAGAGTAAATAAGCAGGCATCAAAAGGTGTAAAAGAGTGCGCTTTTTCAAATTGTGACTTTTTTGTGCAGTCATAATTTATATTTATTGGTAAAACTGCTGGAGAGGAGCAACAATTTGCATTCATTATGCTAGGGTGCGCTGTCAAAACAACATCTATATCATCAAATACACCCTGCTTTGACATTATGACCTTAGAGCCTCCTAGAAACTCTCCAGGACATCCTAAAACTATAACTGTGCCACCAGTTTTGGGGATTATTTTAGATAATCCAATTGCTGCACCTATAGACATACTAGATACTAGGTTACTTCCTACTATGTGTCCTTTTTTACAACCACAGTCATATTCACAAATGTAACAAATCTTTGGATGGCCATTTCCAAACTTAGCTATAAAAGCAGTAGAAATATCTAGAAAATTTTCTTTTATTTCAAAATTGTTATTTCTAAGTATATTAATTAAGTAATCATGAGCCTTATGTTCACAAAAACTCTCTTCTGGATTTTCATATAAATACTTAGATATATCGTATAATTCTTTTTCCATAGAGACTATATGTTTTATAATGTCTTGTTTCATAGACAAAGTACCTCCTTTGTAGCGATTATTTATTAGTATACCCTTAGAGAAAAAATATATTGATATAGGTTAATAAACTTATAAAAGTATTGAAATATATACATAAAAATCCTATAATAAATTGTACAAGTGTTGTGGAATAAAATGTAAAAGTAAGGGGGCGTATATTAATGAAAAATTCAGTAAAAAAGATGACTAAATTATTTATAATGTCTTTAGCAATAATTCTTGCCAATGGTACTAATAAAGCTTATGCCCAAAGTGGCATTCCTCAAGTAGATAGAATTGTAGCAGAATATGCAGGAGTACGTGAAGGTGATACTCAAACTTTTGATATATTATCAAAAAGTCCTTGCAATGTACAATATAGAGTATGGTTATGTAACAAAAAAGATAATGTATGGCAGGACATAACAAAAGGATTTACACCACCTATGCAACCTAAATCAATATATAGTGTTACAACGCCAAAATTAAAAGAGGGACAATATACTATTTCTGTTTGGGTAAAGAGATATGGAGCATCAAAGACCGTAGATAAAAGAGGATTTGATAGCTATCTTGCAACTAATATGAATTGTCTAAAGGATGATGGAAAAGGATCATATTTAAGTATAGATAATTTTACACATAATTATGAAGTAGGACAAACTATATCAATCTCTAATAAAAATGGTAAAGACTATTTATATAACTATAATGTTTATGATCTTATAAATAGAAGAAATGTTGTTACATCTGAAGCATATAGAGATGAAGTATCATGGAAACCAGGTAAAGAAGGATTATATTTATTAAAGGTTAATATAAAGAGTATAGAGAAAATTCCAGTGGTTGTACAAAAGTCGGATGAAATGAAAGATAACGTTGATGATAATAAAGAGGATAGTAAAAATAATGTTATTAAAAACAATGATAATATTAATAAGGAAATTATAAAAGATAATAAAGAAGAAAATAAAGATAAATCTTTAAAAAATGAAAATGATAAAAAGGATGTTGATTCAGAAAAGCAAGTAGAAGATAAAGACATTATAAATAATAAAGATAATGTTATACCTAAATATAAAGAAAATAATGATGATAAAAAGGACAATAAACAAGAATTAGGAGAAAATAAAAAAGAAGAAATACAGTATAAAGAAGTTGAGAAAAATACTACTGCATTTAAGTTAATAGCTGTAGGAAATCCTTATAGAGAATTAATAAAACCAACTGTTACACCATCTACTTCAAGACATTCTAATGCTATACATGTAAAATCTTTAGTTGTTGGAAATGCCAGTGAAGGACAAATAATATATATAAAATCATCACCAAGCCAAGGGGCTTCTAATATAGGTTATTTTTATGGTAGTTTACAGGGAATAGATATATTAAAAACAGTAGGAAATTATTATTACATTGAGACAAAGGATTATAAGTCATTAAACAATGTAAGAGGATATGTATTAAAATCTCAATTAAAAACAGTTACACCAAATCAAACTTATTCAATAACAGTTAAACTAGGACAACAAAAGGTTTATATTTATAAGGATGATAGTTTAATAAAAACTTTCACATGTTCTACAGGAATGGATTCAACACCTACTCCTACAGGTGTATACTTAGTAGGAACTAGAGGAAGTTTATTCTATTCTGGATCTTCAGTAATTTGTTATAATTGGGTTAGATGGAATAATAATTTCTTATTCCATAGTGTACTATACGATAGAAACGGAAATTTAATATTATCTGAGTATAAAAAACTTGGACAAAAAGCATCTCATGGATGTATAAGACTTCCTTTAGGAGATGTAAGATGGATATATGATAATATTCCATCAGGAACTCCAGTTATTATTCAAAGATAAATAGAATAAAAAACGCCAAATCTAATTTTGGCGTTTTTTTATTAGGATATATTAAGTATGGGATTATTGAGGTAAAATTCTTCTAAATATCTCTCCAACCTCATTAGTAAATTCAGAGAAAGGTCTACCAGAACGTAATCCTTCTCCTACCTTTGATATTCTTGTGAAAAGAGCTACATCAGCACTTACTGCTACAGATTTAAGATTTTTATCTGTGTTTTTAACAACTTTTTCAACTTCAGCTTTAATTTCTTTTGTTTTAGCATCTTCTACATTACCTTCAAGTTTAATTCCTACTAATGCTTTATCACCAGTTATAATTACTGAAGAACCTTTAACGTCTTTTATTTTATTTACGGCATCTTCTATTTTCTTTATTCTTTCTGATGAATAAGGTTCAGTTTTAGTAGTTCCGTTCATTCCATTTTTTGTAGATTCATTAACATTTTCATTACTACTTTTTCCGATTATCTTTTCTTTAGTTGTTTTATCAGTTGTAGTTTCTGGTTGTGTAGCTTTTTTAGTAGTATTACAAGCTACCATAGATAATGAAAGTATGAAGGCTGCTACAAGAGCTAGTATACCCTTTCTTTTCTTTAGATTCACATTAATCACCTCAAAAATATTATGCTCAATTTTAATAGTAATATGAGTGAATAAAAAATAAATTTTCTAAGTAGCAGATAAAAAATCAAATATAGTGAAAATATTTTTGTGGACAAAATAAGATTATAGGAGTTATTGAATAGACTATAGTATAAGGGGCAATAATTAAGATAGTTTTAGTAAGTTATCTAAGGAGGTAATTATGCAAAAACGTAAATGTATTATATGTGGAAAGCCTCTAAATGATGGTATAATGATAAATGGAAGAGGAATATGTAAGAACTGTGAAGGAAGAATAATAAATTCACAATCGGGTACAGATTTTTATGAATACTATATGTGTTGTATAAAAAAAGCTATACCCCATAATATCATAAGAGGAGTGGTTTACAAGTGGCAAAATTACCTCTTGTAGAAGGAATACTAAATTATTGTAAAGAGAATAATGTAAGGTTTTCTATGCCTGGGCATAAGGGAAAAAAAGGGTTTGAAAGTACGGATATAGGAATAAAAATGATAAAAAACTTTATCGATATGGATATAACTGAAGTTGATGGAGTAGATAATTTTCACAATGCTAATGGAATAATAAAAGAAGCACAAGAGGCTTTAGCAGAGTTTTATGGGAGTAAAAGAGCTTATTTCTTGGTAAATGGAAGTACCAGTGGTAATTTAACAATGATATTTTCTGTATTTAATGAAGGGGATAAAGTAATAGTTGAAAGAAACTGTCACAAATCAATATTCAATGGAATAATATTAAGGAAACTAAATCCTATATATATAAAAAACAAAATTGATTCAAACTTTAATGCTCCTCTTTCTATAGATGAGGAGCATTTTTTAAAACTTTTAAATGATAATAAAGATGCAAAAGGTATAATTTTGACATACCCTAATTATTATGGGATATGTCCTAATTTAGAATTTATAATAAAGGAAGCTAAGAGAAGAGATATAAAAGTATTAGTAGATTCAGCACATGGTGCTCATTTTGGAATTTGCAAAGAATTACCTAAAAGTGCTGTAAAATTGGGAGCAGATATGGTTGTTATGAGTTCACATAAGACTTTACCCAGTTTAACACAAACAGCATATCTTCATATAAATAATGATGAGTATTTAGAAAAAGTAGAATTTTATTTGCATATGTTTTTAAGTACGAGCCCTTCTTATTTGCTTATGTGTTCAATGGATTATGCTAGATTTTATCTTGAAAAAGACGGTGCCAAAGATTATAAAAAATTAATAAACTTAGCAAACCAATATAAAGAAAAAATAAATACTATTTATGGATTTCACGTAATATGTAAAGATGACTTAGAAGATAGCATATATGACATGGATAAGACAAGATATGTAATCAATGTTGGAAAGGGATATAGTGCAGAGAAACTCTTAAATTATTTGAGGCATAATAAAATTCAAGTAGAAATGAATGATAGTGAAAATTTAGTTCTTATTTTAGGTACATTTAATGAAGAAGAAGATTTTGAAAAGTTATATATTGTTTTGAAAAATTGTCCTAGGGAAATTTTAATGGATGAATATTATGATATATTGAATTATAATATACCAGAGATAAAAATGCTTCCATATGAGGTTATAGAAAAGCCAAAGGAATTAATAGATATAACTAAGTCAGAAGGTAGAATATGTGCAGAGGCAATAGTACCATATCCACCTGGAATTCCTTTAGTAACTCTTGGAGAAATTATAGATAAAGAATCTATAAAGTTGGTAGAGCATTATTTAAATAGTGGTGTCGAAGTTATAGGAGTAGTAAAAGAAAAGGAAGAACTTCAAGTTAAAGTATTAAAGGACAATCTTTAACTTAGTATTATTAGACAAAGTAGGGGGAAACGTTAGTGAACAAAGGAGTATTTATTACATTAGAAGGTCCAGATGGTTCAGGAAAGACAACTATAGTAAAAATGATAGAAAAGTATTTAAAAGAAAATAATGTAGATTATATATCAACAAGAGAACCTGGTGGAATCAATATATCTGAGCAAATAAGAGAAATAATACTAGATACAAAGAATACAGAGATGGATGCAAGGACGGAAGCACTGTTATATGTAGCATCTAGAAGACAACACTTAGCGGAAAGAGTAATACCAGCTTTAAAATTAGGAAAGATAGTAATATGTGATAGATTTATAGATTCATCTTTAGCTTATCAGGGGTATGCAAGGGGAATAGGAATTGATGAGGTAATGTCAATTAATGAGTTTGCAATTGATGGATATATGCCTAATTTAACGCTATACCTAGATATAGAACCAGAAATTGGACTTAAAAGAATATCTCAAAATGATAAAAGAGAAGTTAATAGACTAGATCTTGAAAAGCTAGATTTTCATAAAAAAGTAAGAGAAGGATATTTTAAGGTTTTAGAAAAATACCCTAATAGAATAAAGAAAATCAATGCAAATCAGCCTATAGATAAAGTTTTTGAAGATGTAAAAAACTATTTAAAGTTTATGGTTATATGTTAAAATATAATTAATACCTTAATTGTATATATGAATATCTAAGGGGGAGTGAAAATGAAACTTGTAATTGCAGTGGTACAGGATAGTTATGCTGAGGATCTTATAGATGCTATAACAGAATCTGGGCATAGGGTAACCAAACTTGCAACAACAGGAGGATTTTTAAAAGAAGGAAACACAACACTTATGATAGGAGTAAAAAAAGAAGAGGTTGATGGAATAATTTCAATTATAAAAGACATATGTAGAAAAAGAAATCAAGTTGTCACAACACCTTCTCCAGTAACTGCTTCGACAGGGGTATATGTACCTTATACAGTAGAAGTAGAGGTAGGAGGAGCTACAGTGTTTGTTGTTGATGTTGATCAATTTATAAAAATTTAGGTTATTTATATATGGAGGTTAAGATGAGCTTTGAGAATATAATAGGACATGGTCTAATAAAAAAAGAAATAAACAATTCTATAGATTCGAGAAAATTTTCTCATGCTCATCTTATAGTAGGTGAAGATGGAATTGGGAAAAGTTTAATTGCTCGGGAAATTGCTTTGAAGATTTTAGGTAAAATAGAAGATAGAGATTATGTTGATATAATACAGTGGAGGGTTGAAAAGAATAAGCAATCCATTGGAGTAGATAATATAAGAGATATAATAAAAGAGGTAAATAAAAAGCCTTATGAGGAAGATAAAAAAGTAATAATAGTTTACGAAGCAGAAAGAATGACTATAGAAGCACAAAATGCTTTTTTAAAAACTATAGAAGAGCCACCAGAGGGTGTGTTAATAATATTACTTAGTTCAAATTTAGAACTTATGTTAGAAACTATAAGATCAAGATGCCAAATACATAAACTCAAAAGACTAGATTTTGAAGATATGGAGAGGTATATAAAAAGGGAATATCCGAATTTAGAGGATAATGAAGTACGTCAAATTATAGTATTTAGTGATGGAATACCAGGAAGATGTAAAATTTTTTTAGAAGATGAGAGCTTTAAAGAAATTAGAGATACTATTATAAAAATATTGTTTATGTTACAAAAAAAAGAAAAGTATATTATAAAAGAGTATGAGAAGTTTTTTTATAAATATAAAAACAATTGGGAAGAAATCTTAAGTTCTTTTACTGCTTATATAAGAGATATAATTCTTTATAAAGAATTAGGTAGTGCTGAAATTATTATAAATATTGATTATATAAAAGAGATAAAAGAGCTTTCAAATATATATTCATTAAAACAGTTAAATAAACTTATAAACATAATAAACGGTATAAGAGATAATTTAGATAAAAGAGTAAACTCGGCATTAGCTTTTGATGTAATGTTACTAAATATGCAGGAGGTTTAGAATGATAACAGTTGTAGGAATACGATTTAAAAAATCAGGAAAGATATACTATTTTAGTCCTAATGAATTAGATATAAAAGATGGTAAAAGTGTAATAGTAGAGACAGTAAGAGGTATAGAATTTGGACATTGTGTTATAGGGCCTAAAGAGATTCCGGAAGAAGCAGTAGTAACTCCTCTTAAAAACGTTATAAGAAAAGCTACTGAAGAAGATATACAAAAAGATAGAGAAAATAAAGAAAAGCAAAAAGAAGCTTTAGATATATGTTTAAAAAAGATAGAAAAACATAATCTTCCTATGAAGCTTATTGATGTTGAATACACTTTCGATAATAATAAGATTATATTTTATTTCACGGCTGAAGGAAGGGTAGATTTTAGAGAACTTGTAAAGGATCTAGCTTCTGTATTTAGAACTAGAATAGAATTAAGACAAATAGGGGTTAGGGATGAAGCTAAAATGATAGGGGGACTTGGTCCTTGTGGTAGAGCATTATGTTGTTCTTCATTTTTAGGAGATTTTGTCCCAGTATCTATAAAAATGGCTAAAGAACAAAATTTATCATTAAATCCTACTAAAATATCTGGTATATGTGGAAGACTCATGTGTTGTTTAAACTATGAACAAGATACTTATGAAGATATAAAGAAACAATTGCCAAAGATTGATTCAGTAGTTGATACACCATATGGCAAGGGAACTGTTATAAGTAATTCTGTAGTAAATGAAAGTGTAAAGATTAAAATTAAGGATGAAGATGGAGAAGACACTGTAAGAGAAATTAAAATTAAGGATTTAACATTGGTTTCTGGAGAATATGAGTATAATAATAATATT is part of the Clostridium botulinum genome and harbors:
- a CDS encoding YhcN/YlaJ family sporulation lipoprotein, which produces MNLKKRKGILALVAAFILSLSMVACNTTKKATQPETTTDKTTKEKIIGKSSNENVNESTKNGMNGTTKTEPYSSERIKKIEDAVNKIKDVKGSSVIITGDKALVGIKLEGNVEDAKTKEIKAEVEKVVKNTDKNLKSVAVSADVALFTRISKVGEGLRSGRPFSEFTNEVGEIFRRILPQ
- a CDS encoding sigma factor G inhibitor Gin, with protein sequence MQKRKCIICGKPLNDGIMINGRGICKNCEGRIINSQSGTDFYEYYMCCIKKAIPHNIIRGVVYKWQNYLL
- a CDS encoding aminotransferase class I/II-fold pyridoxal phosphate-dependent enzyme yields the protein MAKLPLVEGILNYCKENNVRFSMPGHKGKKGFESTDIGIKMIKNFIDMDITEVDGVDNFHNANGIIKEAQEALAEFYGSKRAYFLVNGSTSGNLTMIFSVFNEGDKVIVERNCHKSIFNGIILRKLNPIYIKNKIDSNFNAPLSIDEEHFLKLLNDNKDAKGIILTYPNYYGICPNLEFIIKEAKRRDIKVLVDSAHGAHFGICKELPKSAVKLGADMVVMSSHKTLPSLTQTAYLHINNDEYLEKVEFYLHMFLSTSPSYLLMCSMDYARFYLEKDGAKDYKKLINLANQYKEKINTIYGFHVICKDDLEDSIYDMDKTRYVINVGKGYSAEKLLNYLRHNKIQVEMNDSENLVLILGTFNEEEDFEKLYIVLKNCPREILMDEYYDILNYNIPEIKMLPYEVIEKPKELIDITKSEGRICAEAIVPYPPGIPLVTLGEIIDKESIKLVEHYLNSGVEVIGVVKEKEELQVKVLKDNL
- the tmk gene encoding dTMP kinase, yielding MNKGVFITLEGPDGSGKTTIVKMIEKYLKENNVDYISTREPGGINISEQIREIILDTKNTEMDARTEALLYVASRRQHLAERVIPALKLGKIVICDRFIDSSLAYQGYARGIGIDEVMSINEFAIDGYMPNLTLYLDIEPEIGLKRISQNDKREVNRLDLEKLDFHKKVREGYFKVLEKYPNRIKKINANQPIDKVFEDVKNYLKFMVIC
- a CDS encoding cyclic-di-AMP receptor produces the protein MKLVIAVVQDSYAEDLIDAITESGHRVTKLATTGGFLKEGNTTLMIGVKKEEVDGIISIIKDICRKRNQVVTTPSPVTASTGVYVPYTVEVEVGGATVFVVDVDQFIKI
- a CDS encoding DNA polymerase III subunit delta' gives rise to the protein MSFENIIGHGLIKKEINNSIDSRKFSHAHLIVGEDGIGKSLIAREIALKILGKIEDRDYVDIIQWRVEKNKQSIGVDNIRDIIKEVNKKPYEEDKKVIIVYEAERMTIEAQNAFLKTIEEPPEGVLIILLSSNLELMLETIRSRCQIHKLKRLDFEDMERYIKREYPNLEDNEVRQIIVFSDGIPGRCKIFLEDESFKEIRDTIIKILFMLQKKEKYIIKEYEKFFYKYKNNWEEILSSFTAYIRDIILYKELGSAEIIINIDYIKEIKELSNIYSLKQLNKLINIINGIRDNLDKRVNSALAFDVMLLNMQEV
- a CDS encoding PSP1 domain-containing protein; its protein translation is MITVVGIRFKKSGKIYYFSPNELDIKDGKSVIVETVRGIEFGHCVIGPKEIPEEAVVTPLKNVIRKATEEDIQKDRENKEKQKEALDICLKKIEKHNLPMKLIDVEYTFDNNKIIFYFTAEGRVDFRELVKDLASVFRTRIELRQIGVRDEAKMIGGLGPCGRALCCSSFLGDFVPVSIKMAKEQNLSLNPTKISGICGRLMCCLNYEQDTYEDIKKQLPKIDSVVDTPYGKGTVISNSVVNESVKIKIKDEDGEDTVREIKIKDLTLVSGEYEYNNNISEEDIKLEVDDIDDKTILKELLKED